The genomic region aacaaataaaagtcaaaaatgtgatttccctatataaactatagtaaagtttaccccctccccaggggctaACGttagacccctgggtcatgaaatttacaattttggtaaagcaccttaagacccttccatctatgaagagtgtttgattccaccatgactgggagtagagaagaagatttttgaagttttagtcaatttgaccctttttagccccgcccctcaggcccctgggggttgggaaccatataatttacaattttggttgacctttagccatagaagcttcctgccaaatttcattgagtttggtttaggggttttggagaagaagtcgaaaatgtaaattgtttacggacgcacgacggacgacggacgacgcacgacgcacgacgacggacaaaaggggattagaataggtcacttgagactttgtctcaggtgacctaaaaagtctgacaattagacgtgtttatgaaacgtcccggattgtatataatcaagggagataactcttacacgacaatttttttgacctggtagatGAAATTtggcagtccggaaaactcgtaatccggacggtttggattgggaacgaaggtgttcggattatcgagggtccactgtacatgtatgatgtcaaGAATGTTAccgtacatgtgttatatatctatattagtgtacatgtatgatgtctAGAATGTTAccgtacatgtgttatatatctatattagtgtacatgtatgatgtcaagaatgttactgtacatgtgttatatatctatattagtgtacatgtatgatgtcaaggatgttactgtaggcatgtgttatatatctatattagtgtacatgtatgatgtcaagaatgttacctgtacattgtgttatatatctatattagtGTAGCATGTATGATGTCAAGAATGTGAccgtacatgtgtgtatatattctatattagtGTAGCATGTATGGATGTCAAGAATGTTACTtgaacatgtgttatatatctatagttGAGTCGTACATGTATGATGTGTCAAGAATGTTGAcgattacatgtgtatatatctatgattagtgtacatgtaatgatgtcAAGAATGTTAgcctgtacatgtgttatatatctatatcagtGACATGTATGATGTCAagaatgttactgtacatgtgttatatatctatattagtgtacatgtatgatgtcaaGAATGtaactgtacatgtgttatatatctaaattagtgtacatgtatgatgtcacgaatgttactgtacatgtgttatatatctaaattagtgtacatgtatgatgtcaaGAATGTTAccgtacatgtgttatatatctatattagtgtacatgtatgatgtcaagaatgttactgtacatgtgttatatatctatattagtgtacatgtatgatgtcaagaatgttactgtacatgtgttatatatctatattagtgtacatgtatgatgtcaaGAATGTTAccgtacatgtgttatatatctatattagtgtacatgtatgatgtcaagaatgttactgtacatgtgttatatatctatattagtgtacatgtatgatgtcaaGAATGTTAccgtacatgtgttatatatattaacactacatgtgttatatatctatattagtgtacatgtatgatgtcaaGAATGTTAccgtacatgtgttatatatctatattagtgtacatgtatgatgtcaaGAATGTTAccgtacatgtgttatatatctatattagtgtacatgtatgatgtcaaGAATGTTAccgtacatgtgttatatatctatattagtgtacatgtatgatgtcaagaatgttactgtacatgtgttatatatctatattagtgtacatgtatgatgtcaagaatgttactgtacatgtgttatatatctatattagtgtacatgtatgatgtcaagaatgttactgtacatgtgttatataattagtgtacatgtatgatgtcacgaatgttactgtacatgtgttataaatcTAAATTAAGTTAAATCAAGTTAAGTTATAACAGTGAATGgttgattatataaatgttacaatGATGCCAAAAAGGTTAATAACATTTTCAGTGGATTGATTGTTGCTGTACACACACTCTGTAACACTGTTACCTTGACACCCCCACTGTTTGGCTGGCCTGTGATGTAATGGTAGAAAACATCCCAAACATCCTGCTCACAACTCAAATCATCTCCCCACATCTTCAGCAGCGACTCTCTGGATGACCGATTCTTCAGGTAAAATAAGTAGTAGTCTGTCAAGTCACCAAAGGAAGCTGCAGAGGAGTTACCCCAACGACCATTGGGGAATTCGTCCCAGTTTGAAGTGCGGTGGACATAGCTATTGGGTCGGCATCTCCAGAATATTGGTCGAACATCTTCCCGACATCGCATGTGATTTGCTGTAACTTTGAATGGCAGTGCTCTCTGTGGATCTTCCTTCCACATTCCTAGTCTCTTGAGAATTTCTATGGTGGCCACTTCTCTGTTGAGTGTGTAAATATGTAGACCATACACTTCCCCACTATTGAGGAGGTCCCTGCTCATCTGTACTGCCTGTTCCACACCATAATTACGAATAGCTTCATCATTGTCTTTAATTGGTTCAATGGTGTCAATAATCTCTTGGGGAACTTCTAACCTTGACAGTTTCACAATGTGACGTAGAGATTGGTATGCCTGCCAgaaagaatatcaaaataaaactatgtatatatcttattttatttgGCATTTTGGActtcaacaagaggcccatggggcctgtatcgctcacctggttggattagaccaaatgtcaaaataatgttcatattcaatttgttttatttgtaaatctctaacaatgctatatatggttatagtgtgggaatccgaactgctttaaagattaatgaagtccagaatCTCTTAGGTCtcaaagacctcaagaattgttttaagaacatgcatgcattcatcactttatgactagtagcaatttaaaggaattacctctatttcccctattgggcccccacccttttggcccctcaggggtcagagtcaccaattatgcaaaatctgttccccttcccccaaggatgtttctgaccaaattgggttcaaatccattcataactttatgactagtagcgatttaaaggaattacctctatttcccctattgggcccagcccctttggcccctttgtgGTCAGAGTCAGCATTTAttaaaatctattccccttcccccaaggatgtttctgaccaaattgggttcaaatccattcataactttatgactagtagcgatttaaaggaattacctctatttcccctatcgggccccgctcctttggcccctcgagggtcagagtcaccatttatgcaaaatctgttccccttcccccaaggacatttctgactaaatttggttcaaatccattcataactttatgactagtagcgattcaaaggaattacctctatttcccctattgggccccgcccctttggcccctcggggtcagagtcaccatttatgcaaaatctgttccccttcctcaaaggaagtttctgaccaaattgggttcaaatccattcataacttaataactagtagcgatttaaaggaattacctccatttcccatattgggccccgcccctttggcccctcgggggtcagagccaccatttatgcaaaatctgttccccttcccccaaggatgtttctgactacattgggttcaaatccattcataacttaataactagtagcgatttaaatgaattacctccatttcccatattgggccccgcccctttggcccctcgggggtcaaagccaccatttatgcaaaatctgttccacttcccccaaggatgtttctgaccaaattgggttcaaatccattcataactttatgactagtagcgatttaaaggaattacctccatttcccctattgggccccgcccctttggcccctcgggggtcagagtcaccatttatgcaaaatctgttccccttcccccaaggatgtttcagaccaaattgggttcaaatccattcataactttatgactagtagcgatttaaaggaattacctctatttcccctattgggcccagcccctttggcccctcgggggtcagagtcaccatttatgcaaaatctgttccacttcccccaaggatgtttctgaccaaattgggttcaaatccattcataactttatgactagtagcgatttaaaggaatcacctctatttcccctattgggccccgctcctttggcccctcgagggtcagagtcaccatttatgcaaaatctgttccccttcccccaaggatgtttcagaccaaattgggttcaaatccattcataactttatgactagtagcgatttaaaggaattacctctatatcccctattgggcccagcccctttggcccctcgggggtcagagtcaccatttatgcaaaatctgttccacttcccccaaggatgtttctgaccaaattgggttcaaatccattcataactttatgactagtagcaatttaaaggaattacctctatttcccatattgggcccagcccctttggcccctcgggggtcagagtcaccatttatgcaaaatctgttccacttcccccaaggatgtttcagaccaaattgggttcaaatccattcataactttatgactagtagcgatttaaaggaattacctctatttcccctattgggccccgctcctttggcccctcgagggtcagagtcaccatttatgcaaaatctgttccccttcccccaaggatgtttcagaccaaattgggttcaaatccattcataactttatgactagtagcgatttaaaggaattacctctatatcccctattgggcccagcccctttggcccctcgggggtcagagtcaccatttatgcaaaatctgttccacttcccccaaggatgtttctgaccaaattgggttcaaatccattcataactttatgactagtagcaatttaaaggaattacctctatttcccctatttggcccagcccctttggcccctcgggggtcagagtcaccatttatgcaaaatctgttccacttcccccaaggatgtttcagaccaaattgggttcaaatccattcataactttatgactagtagcgatttaaaggaattacctctatttcccctatcgggccccgctcctttggcccctcgagggtcagagtcaccatttatgcaaaatctgttccccttcccccaaggacatttctgactaaatttggttcaaatccattcatgactttatgactagtagcgattcaaaggaattacctctatttccaaTCACAATTATACATGTTCTCTCATGTGACTATTGTTTCATTTTACACCTCAATTTGCTAAGCTAACAGAAACATAAATATCACTATAGTACTTATGTTAACTTTGATTTAATTTATCTTAAATCCCTCCCCGACTAACAGCCAGTGTTATTGTCAGAGATTCACACTGTCCTTGACCTTGATCTTTTACCTGGCTAGCTGGGACACATACCTGTATGGGGAGGACTCCTGGCTAGCTGggacacatacctgtatagGAGGACTCCTGGCTAGCTGggacacatacctgtatagGAGGACTCCTGGCTAGCTGggacacatacctgtatagGGAGGACTCCTAGCTAGCTGggacacatacctgtatagGAGGACTCCTGGCTAGCTGggacacatacctgtatagGGAGGACTCCTGGTTAGCTGggacacatacctgtatagGGAGGACTCCTGGCTAGCTGggacacatacctgtatagGGAGGACTCCTAGCTAGCTGggacacatacctgtatagGAGGACTCCTGGCTAGCTGGGACACATACCTGTATGGGGAGGACTCCTGGCTAGCTGGGACACATACCTGTATGGGGAGGACTCCTGGCTAGCTGGGACACATATACCTGTATAGGGAG from Pecten maximus unplaced genomic scaffold, xPecMax1.1, whole genome shotgun sequence harbors:
- the LOC117319946 gene encoding methylenetetrahydrofolate reductase-like is translated as MVRLIKQEHGDDFSICVAGYPTGHPECTSYQEDLRHLKAKVDAGADFIITQLFFKASTFLQFVKDCRNIGINCPIIPGVLPIQAYQSLRHIVKLSRLEVPQEIIDTIEPIKDNDEAIRNYGVEQAVQMSRDLLNSGEVYGLHIYTLNREVATIEILKRLGMWKEDPQRALPFKVTANHMRCREDVRPIFWRCRPNSYVHRTSNWDEFPNGRWGNSSAASFGDLTDYYLFYLKNRSSRESLLKMWGDDLSCEQDVWDVFYHYITGQPNSGGVKVSSLPWQDDEHIKKWG